DNA sequence from the Salifodinibacter halophilus genome:
AAGACCAGCACCGATGTCATTCACACCTCGCGCCAGCCCGTCGCCTATAGCCACTGCTTGCCAGCCGGCTTAAAAAAACATCCACGCAATAAAACTGACGAGCAACTCAGGTTTATTGTTGATTACGGCGGCTTCGTGGGTGTCACACTTTTCCCGCCATTTCTCAAGCATGGCCCCGATTCGACAGTCGACGATTACATCGAGGCCATCGACTACGTTATCGATATTTGCGGCGAACAAAACGTCGGCATCGGTACCGACTTCACCGAAGGTCAGCCGCCTGAGTTCTTCGATTGGATCACCCGGGACAAGGGCAATGGCCGCAAACTGACCGAGTTCGGCGCGATCCGCAACCCCGAAGGTCTGCGCACGATCGCCGACTTTCCGAACCTGAGTGCGGCCATGGTTCGCGCCGGTTGGTCCGAGTCGCGCATCGAGCGCGTACTCGGCGGCAACTGGCTGCGGGTCCTAGGCGAGGTTTGGGGTGACTCGCCCCAATCTCACGAGCCGACCTTCGCTTCGACAACTGCCGAGACTATAACCGGATAAAACGATGGGCGATTTCGACCAGCTTCTTCAGCCACTAACCATCAACAAACTCACGATCCGTAATCGCATCGTGAGCACACCACATGGCGAAGTCTACGCCGAGGGCGGCGTCCCCACCGAGCGCTACCGCCATTACCACGCTGAAAAAGCGAAAGGTGGCATCGGTATGACCATGTGCGGTGGCTCGTCAGCAGTCTCGCGCACCAGCCCCACGCCCTATTGGTGGGGCGCGGTCGATGTCTCCGACGATAAAGTCATCCCGTATTTCCAGCAGCTCGCCGACGCTGTCCATGACCAGGGCGCGGCGATCATGATCCAGATTACGCACATGGGTCGCCGCTCGAACTATGACGGTGGCGACTGGCCACACCTGATGTCGCCCAGCGGCTATCGCGAACAGATCCACAAGGGCATGGCCAAAACCATCGAGCCGGAGGAGATCAAACGCATTCAGCAAGAGTTTGCGCAAGCCGCACGCCGTGTCAAAGAAGGCGGCCTGGATGGGGCCGAGGTCTCAGCCGCACACCAACACCTGATTGACCAGTTCTGGTCACCACGCACCAATCAACGCACCGACGAATACGGCGGCAGCCTCGAAAACCGCATGCGCTTCGGGCTGGAAGTATTTCAAGCCATCCGTGATGAAGTCGGCCCCGACTTCGCCATCGGCATGCGCATGACCGGCGACGAATTTCACCCCGATGGCCTCGGCCAGGAAGAGCTGCAACAGATCGCTAAGCGCTACGCTGATAGCGGCCTGATTGATTTTCTGGACATCATCGGTTCAGGGGCCGACACGGCGACCACGCAGGCCAATTGCATCCCGAACATGAGTTATCCGCCGGCGCCATTTTTGTATCTGGCTTCCGGCATCAAGGCCGAAGTCGATATCCCGGTGCTGCACGCCCAGAACATCAAGGATCCGAACTCGGCCGGGCGCGCCATTGGCGAAGGACATATCGACATGGTCGGTATGACCCGCGCCCACATCGCCGACCCGCACTTTGTTAATAAGATCCGCGACGGTGACGTGGACCGCATTCGCCAGTGCGTGGGCGCTAACTACTGCATCGACCGCCAGTACGACGGCAAAGAAGTGCTGTGCATCCAGAACGCGGCGACCGGTCGAGAACGCACCATGCCGCAGACCGTGTCCAAGGCCGATACCAAGCGCCGCGTTGCGATCGTCGGCGCCGGGCCGGGTGGCCTAGAGGCCGCACGTGTCTGCGCCGAACGCGGCCACGCCGTTACCTTATTCGAGGCCAGCGACCAACTCGGCGGCCAAGTCAATCTCGCAGCCAGAGCCCCTGGTCGCGACCAAATCGGCGGCATCGTCCGCTGGTTCTCGCTGGAGCTCGCCCGGCTCGGTGTCGACCAGCGTCTGGAGACTTATGCCGACGCCGAGGCACTGCACGCGCTGGACCCCGATATCATCATGCTGGCTCAAGGCGGCCGCCCATTTCTCGATCGCCAGTCCGGCTGGCATTGGGAAGAAAACCTGGTGGTCTCGACCCATGACATTCTGTCCGGCGCAGTCGCGCCCGGCAACAATGTTTTGGTTTTCGACGTAACCGGCGAACACCCGGGATCAACCTGCGCCGACTATCTGGCCGACCAAGGTTCGCTGGTCGAGCTGGCCACACCGGACATGGCCATCGGGGAATTACTCGGTGGCACCACCGCGCCGGTAATCTACGAGCGATTGTATTCCAAGGATGTCGTGCTTACGCCCAACGTCTCGCTGGTCGATGCCTACACGGAGGGCGAGCAGGTGATTGCAGTTTTGGCCAACGAGTTCACCGGCACAGAGGAAGAACGCGCCATCGACCAAATCGTGGTCGAAAACGGTACTCGGCCGAATGAAGCGCTCTACTACGAACTGAAACCCGAATCGCGCAACCAAGGGCAGACCGACCAGGACGCGCTTTTCGCTGGCAAGCCACAGCCCCACTGGGAAGGTGACAGCTTCCTGCTCTATCGCGTTGGCGACTGTGTCTCACCCGGCAATATTCATGCGGCGATCTACGATTCGCTGCGGTTGTGCAAGGACTTCTGAGGGGGAATGCGCCAGCAATGGTCTACCACGCCGCCCCCGCCAGTATCTATCTCGCCGGATTGATCGTCTTGGCGATCGCGGCCAGTGTGCGCGCAGCGCGCTGGCGCCGGGGTCGCCCCACGAAAGTCGCAATCTGGCGCGGATTGGCCGCCATGCCGCAGCGCTATTTGCACGATGTACACGAAGTCGTAACCCGCGACCCGGTCAGTGGTGCCGGGCCGGGAGACTCCGGCAAACAGTCGGCCCGTATGCACATGATGGCCGCCGGTGGCTTTGTCGCGGCCAGCGTATTGATCATCCCCGTGCATATATTCGGCGTCGGTGGCACACCGCTAGCCTGGCTGCTCTTACTGACGCTGGTCGGCATGGCCGTCGGCGTCGGCATGGAATGGCATCGGCGCTATCCGCGCACGCCGGCACGGCTCTCAAAAGGCGACTTCAGCCGGCTGCCGTTCGGTCTGACAGCTTTCGTCGTATTCTTCATCGCAACGACACTCCCGTCAGCCGGCGTAATCGGCGGCCTGGATTGGGCCTCGATCGGTGGCGCCCTATTACTTTTGATTGGGCTTTACGCAGCGCTCGAATGCTACGGCGGCCTGGCATTCGGCGCATTACATCATGCCCTGGCCGGCGCACTGCATCTGGCTTGGCATCCACGCCCAGGACGTTTTGCTGCCTCGCCCACCGAAACCGGACTGGCGCCTTTGGATTTGACAGCCGACAAACTCGGCGTTGAGACGCCACAGGATTTCAACTGGAATCAACTTCTCGGCTTTGATGCATGCGTGGAATGCGGGCGCTGTCAGACTGCGTGCCCAGCGTATGCCGCCGGGCTGCCGCTCAATCCCAAAAACCTGATCCAGGACATTACGCTGGCGGCCCAGGGCCGTACCGGAGCCTATGCCGGCGCAGCGCATCCGGACCGTGACCAAACCAATGCAACCGGCGGCCCTGATCAAGCGCTTATCGGCAGCGACGCGACGATCCACCCGGATACGCTCTGGGCCTGCACGACCTGCCGCGCCTGTGTCGAGGAATGCCCGATGATGATCGAGCATGTCGACGCGGTCATCGATCTACGGCGATTCCAAACATTAGAAGAAGGTGGCACACCCGCCAAGGGTAGCGAACTTCTCGACACGCTCCGCGAAACCGACACCATGTCGGGTCAACCCGCCACAGCACGCAGTAGCTGGACGACCGATTTAAGCCTGCCCCACATAGGCGATGTCGAGAGTGCCGATGTACTACTGTGGTTTGGCGAATCCGGCTTCGAGCTCCGCAACCAGAAAACCCTGCGGGCACTGATCCAGCTTCTAAAACATGCCGGCGTGGACATCGCCATGCTCGGCCACAGCGAACGCGACTGCGGCGACATCGCCCGCCGGATGGGTGACGAAGCAACGTTTCAACGACTGGCCAAAGCCAACATCGAAACGCTTGGCCAATATCGCTTCAACCGCATCGTGACCGCCGATCCACACGTCTACCACACCATCAAAAACGAATACCCAGCGATGGGCGGCGATTTCGACATCTGGCACCACACCACGTTTCTGGCCGGACTCATCGACGACGAGCGGCTGGCGCCGACGGCCTTGCCGGACGAATCGCTGACCATGCACGACCCCTGTTATCTAGGCCGCTATAACGACGAAATATCAGCGCCACGCCGCATCCTCGACGCGCTCGGCGTCGAGCGGCGAGAAATGGAACGCTCTGGCAAGCGTTCGATGTGCTGCGGCTCCGGCGGTGGCATGGCGGTCAACGATATTCCCGGCCAGCAGCGCATCTCGGATGTGCGCATGGATCAAGTCGACGCCACGGGGGCGGCGACTGTGGCCGTCGCTTGTCCGCACTGCGCCACGATGCTCGACGGTGCTGTCAACGCAAAAGCCGAGGTTACCGACGTCGCCGAGCTGCTATGGCAAGGCGTGGAGGCTAATCATGAGCTCGCGTAATCGACGCCGAGCGCCGCATGCGAGCGGCAATAAACGGCGCGACCCTAGAACCGAACGCAGTATGGTGCGTAGCCCGAGCGCGGTTACCGGCAGCACCGGCCCGACCGGTCGGCGCCGCTTCAACCCCAGGGTGCTACGTGGCCAACTCGCCGATAACGGGCGTCGACGGCTGGACCGCAGCGGGCGGGGCCAGACAATGGTCGCCATGGGCAGCGCTGCCACCACGGCAGGCGCGGCCGAGCCGCAGCCCATTATCGTCGACGATCCGGCGCGCTTCGTGCTGGCCGTCCCCGATTGTGCCGACGGCCGACCTTCCAGCCACGATCGTGACATCCTGGGCGCAGCACGGACGCTGGCCGATACCGTTGATGCCACGGGCGCGGTTGTCGCACTCGATTTCGGCGGGCGGGCATCGCTTGGCATCCATGGCGCGGACCGCGTCATCGACGCCACTACTTTGGGCGCCGATTACTCGCCCGAGGCCCGCGTAGACTGGGTCATCGCCGCTATCGACGCGCTGCACCCCGCCCACGTCGTATTTCCCGACGCCGGCATCAACGGCGGCGATCTGGCCCGGCGGGTGGCCGCCAAGCGCGCGTATAAACTGGCCACTCACTGCCAGCGCGTTAAAGGCGATGTAGTCATAAGCCGTGGCGATGGCGCCAAGTCGGAAACGCACCTCGAACCGCCGCCACTGCTGGCCATCGATGCCGAAGGCGCCGATCCCGTCGCTGGTGCGCCACGCGAAGGACGCGCGGTCGAGATCGATGCCCCGGCCACCCCGAGCGCCGTCCGCGATCTCGGTCCAGTCGCCGTCGATCCCGCCAGCATTCCGCTGGCCGAAACCGACTTCATCCTCGCCGCTGGCAACGGCGTGACCGATTGGGAGACATTTCACGCAGTTGCGAGTGCGCTGGGAGCCTCCGAAGGCGCCTCCAGAGTGGTTTGTGACGCCGGTGACATGCCGCGCGATCGCCAAGTCGGGGCCTCCGGCACACTCGTCTGTCCGCGCTGCTACGTCGCCATCGGCATCTCCGGGGCCCCGCAACACCTGCAGGGCATCACCGAGGTCGAAAACGTAGTCGCGGTCGACATGCAAGGCAACACGCCGATGCAAAAACGCGCTGATCTCAGCGTGGTCGGCGATGCCAAAGCCATTATGCAAGCGCTATTGAATCGCCTGGGGGCCAAAAGCGATGCCGCTTAATATTGTTGTATTGGTCTCGATCGGCCGCCATCCAGTCTCTGGCCGTGAGCGTCGGGCCGAAGACGATGCCCGGGCGCTGGGCGTTGCACGGTCACTGACCGACCGCAGCCATATCAGCATCCTGCACGCGGGCGTCCCCGACGCATCCACGTTGAACGAATACCTCGGTGTCGGCGCCGACCGCGTTGAAGTCCTACCGGTGCCGCCCGAGCGCGACGTGGTTCCCGGACTGGCTGCGGAAATCAAACGCCGCCAGCCGGATCTGGTCCTAACCGGCAGCCAGGCTGAACAAGGGGACTCCAGCGGCATGCTGCCATACGCCGTCGCTGAACACGCCGGACTGGCAATAGCCGCCGGCATCACGAAAATCGAAACAAACGGTGACACTGAGTTGCGTCTGCAACAGGCACTGCCCGGCGGCCAGCGCCGGGCACTCGCCGCGCCACGGCCGCTGCTCGCAACCATTGACCCCGCAGCGGGCCCAGTACCGGCGTTTATCTATATGCGCAGCCGC
Encoded proteins:
- a CDS encoding membrane dipeptidase, with the translated sequence MSAKEIHTNAAVFDGLIIANWSRPVFEAMHAGGLTAANCTCSVWEGFEATMANIATWQQLFADNADLIRPVHCLADIERAMAEGRVGIVLGFQNLSAIEDRIERLSLFKQLGVGVMQMAYNTQNFVGSGCYESRDGGLSDFGHDVVAEMNRLGILCDLSHVGDKTSTDVIHTSRQPVAYSHCLPAGLKKHPRNKTDEQLRFIVDYGGFVGVTLFPPFLKHGPDSTVDDYIEAIDYVIDICGEQNVGIGTDFTEGQPPEFFDWITRDKGNGRKLTEFGAIRNPEGLRTIADFPNLSAAMVRAGWSESRIERVLGGNWLRVLGEVWGDSPQSHEPTFASTTAETITG
- a CDS encoding NADH:flavin oxidoreductase, translating into MGDFDQLLQPLTINKLTIRNRIVSTPHGEVYAEGGVPTERYRHYHAEKAKGGIGMTMCGGSSAVSRTSPTPYWWGAVDVSDDKVIPYFQQLADAVHDQGAAIMIQITHMGRRSNYDGGDWPHLMSPSGYREQIHKGMAKTIEPEEIKRIQQEFAQAARRVKEGGLDGAEVSAAHQHLIDQFWSPRTNQRTDEYGGSLENRMRFGLEVFQAIRDEVGPDFAIGMRMTGDEFHPDGLGQEELQQIAKRYADSGLIDFLDIIGSGADTATTQANCIPNMSYPPAPFLYLASGIKAEVDIPVLHAQNIKDPNSAGRAIGEGHIDMVGMTRAHIADPHFVNKIRDGDVDRIRQCVGANYCIDRQYDGKEVLCIQNAATGRERTMPQTVSKADTKRRVAIVGAGPGGLEAARVCAERGHAVTLFEASDQLGGQVNLAARAPGRDQIGGIVRWFSLELARLGVDQRLETYADAEALHALDPDIIMLAQGGRPFLDRQSGWHWEENLVVSTHDILSGAVAPGNNVLVFDVTGEHPGSTCADYLADQGSLVELATPDMAIGELLGGTTAPVIYERLYSKDVVLTPNVSLVDAYTEGEQVIAVLANEFTGTEEERAIDQIVVENGTRPNEALYYELKPESRNQGQTDQDALFAGKPQPHWEGDSFLLYRVGDCVSPGNIHAAIYDSLRLCKDF
- a CDS encoding DUF3483 domain-containing protein, which translates into the protein MVYHAAPASIYLAGLIVLAIAASVRAARWRRGRPTKVAIWRGLAAMPQRYLHDVHEVVTRDPVSGAGPGDSGKQSARMHMMAAGGFVAASVLIIPVHIFGVGGTPLAWLLLLTLVGMAVGVGMEWHRRYPRTPARLSKGDFSRLPFGLTAFVVFFIATTLPSAGVIGGLDWASIGGALLLLIGLYAALECYGGLAFGALHHALAGALHLAWHPRPGRFAASPTETGLAPLDLTADKLGVETPQDFNWNQLLGFDACVECGRCQTACPAYAAGLPLNPKNLIQDITLAAQGRTGAYAGAAHPDRDQTNATGGPDQALIGSDATIHPDTLWACTTCRACVEECPMMIEHVDAVIDLRRFQTLEEGGTPAKGSELLDTLRETDTMSGQPATARSSWTTDLSLPHIGDVESADVLLWFGESGFELRNQKTLRALIQLLKHAGVDIAMLGHSERDCGDIARRMGDEATFQRLAKANIETLGQYRFNRIVTADPHVYHTIKNEYPAMGGDFDIWHHTTFLAGLIDDERLAPTALPDESLTMHDPCYLGRYNDEISAPRRILDALGVERREMERSGKRSMCCGSGGGMAVNDIPGQQRISDVRMDQVDATGAATVAVACPHCATMLDGAVNAKAEVTDVAELLWQGVEANHELA
- a CDS encoding electron transfer flavoprotein subunit alpha/FixB family protein, yielding MSSRNRRRAPHASGNKRRDPRTERSMVRSPSAVTGSTGPTGRRRFNPRVLRGQLADNGRRRLDRSGRGQTMVAMGSAATTAGAAEPQPIIVDDPARFVLAVPDCADGRPSSHDRDILGAARTLADTVDATGAVVALDFGGRASLGIHGADRVIDATTLGADYSPEARVDWVIAAIDALHPAHVVFPDAGINGGDLARRVAAKRAYKLATHCQRVKGDVVISRGDGAKSETHLEPPPLLAIDAEGADPVAGAPREGRAVEIDAPATPSAVRDLGPVAVDPASIPLAETDFILAAGNGVTDWETFHAVASALGASEGASRVVCDAGDMPRDRQVGASGTLVCPRCYVAIGISGAPQHLQGITEVENVVAVDMQGNTPMQKRADLSVVGDAKAIMQALLNRLGAKSDAA
- a CDS encoding electron transfer flavoprotein subunit beta, which codes for MPLNIVVLVSIGRHPVSGRERRAEDDARALGVARSLTDRSHISILHAGVPDASTLNEYLGVGADRVEVLPVPPERDVVPGLAAEIKRRQPDLVLTGSQAEQGDSSGMLPYAVAEHAGLAIAAGITKIETNGDTELRLQQALPGGQRRALAAPRPLLATIDPAAGPVPAFIYMRSRRGNIETLDAPDEMPILDRPESQAARRRPKRIGTSGGNQSAADRLKAAAGAQSAGGQQIETDDPDEAAAAIIEFLEDKAILKR